DNA from Bacteroidota bacterium:
ACGGGATAATCACCTGTGATCATGATAACCCGTATACCCGCTTTGTAACACAACTCAAGATCCTGTTTTACGCTTTCTCTTAAAGGGTCCTCGAGTCCCACTAATCCGATAAACTCAAAATTGAAATCGTGCTGTTGCGCAGGTAAGTTACCTGAGCCGGAAAACAACCCTCTCGCAACTCCCAATACCCTTAATCCTTCGGAAGCAAGAGCCGAAATATTCATTTTCAACTCTTCCGATTGTGATGCGGTAAAATGGCACAGATCTGCAATGGCCTCCGGTGATCCTTTTGCGGCGATCACAAATTCATTTTCACCGGGGGCTTTAAATATATGAGACATGGCTAGCAGCTCAGCAGACAAAGGATATTCTTTTTCCAGTTTCCAATCATTATGAAGATGCCCGGTTCCGGCCAGCTTCCTTTCACCTAAATTGAGAAAAGCACGTTCCATCGGATCAAAAGGACTGCGTTGACTGGCCAGGATCGCATATTCAACCAATTGATGAAATTCTTCAGGTAATTCAAATCCGGCTTCCTCATTCACATTCAGAAATTTCCTGCCGGCAAAGAGCTTCCGGACACTCATTTTATTCTGTGTGAGTGTTCCTGTTTTGTCAGCACATAATACGGTAACGGCGCCAAGTGTTTCTATGGAAGCTGCTTTACGTGTAAGTACATTTTTCTTCGACATTCTCCATGCTCCCATAGCCATGAATATGGTAAGTACCACAGCAAACTCCTCAGGAAGCATGGCCATGGCCAATGAAAGGCCGGCAAGAATTCCATGCAGCCAGTCATTCCTTGTTATCCCAAAAACAATGATCAGCAAAATGCATACCCCAAAACCAATAATGGAAAAAGTTTTAACTATTTGTCCGGTTTCCTTTTGCAGCAAGGTGGGCTCTTCTTTAACTTCCTCTATGGATTTACCTATTTTCCCGAATTGAGTATTCATGCCGGTGGCGATCACTGTTGCTATTCCATGACCCTGTATGACTAAAGTTCCTGAATAAACAAATGCAGAATTGTCACCCGAAGGAAAAGCAAATGAACTTTTTCCGTCCCATTCTGATTTTCTTACCGCAACAGACTCCCCTGTTAAAAGCGATTCATCTATTTTTAAATTGAGCGCATCTATAATTATGGCATCAGCACAAACACGGTCCCCTTCCTGCACTATCACCAGATCTCCAACCACAACTTCGCGTCCTGCAATTCTCTTCTCCTTTCCATTCCTTATAACCAGAGCCCTGGGACTGGATAATTCACGTAAGGCTTCCAATGCCCGCTCTGTTTTTTTCTCCTGGTAAAAAGTAATGATGATAATAATTACAACCGATGCCATCAGCATCAAACCTTCTCCAACATCACCCAATAAAATGTAAAGTGTGCCGCACGAAATAAGAAGAATGAACATGGGCTCCTTTAACACACCCAGAATTATGGAAAAAGAGGACTTCGTTCTGGTGGAAGGAAGTTCGTTATACCCATTCTGCTGCAAAGCCAATTTTGCCTGTCCCTCATCAAGTCCGTCTAACTGTTTATTTTTTCCAATCGACATAATTTCAGCTATGTTAGTCTATAATATCATATTTCTCAAATACACTCCCGCTAGTTGACCTTTTCCTGAAATTTCAGAATGATATCAATCACTTTATTGAGTGACTGTCATCATCCTCATAAATATGGCAATAAATACCTTTGCTCACTAACAAATAAATGAAAACATGGAAAAAATATTTGAAAACAAAGTAGCCATCGTTACCGGTGGCAGCTTCGGGATCGGAAGGGCTGCTTCAATTGCGTTTGCCGATAAAGGCGCAAAAGTTGTAATTGCTGATTGTATTGAAGATAATGAGACACTCAACCTGATAAAGGCAAAAGGCGGAACCGCACTATTTGTTAAATGTGACGTTTCAAATGCGGCGGATGTTAAAGCAATGATAGAAAAGACTATTTCTACCTATGGCCGCCTTGACTATGCCTTTAATAATGCGGGAATTGAAGGAGCATCTGCTCCTACCCATGAGTGTACTGAAGAAACCTGGGAACGCACCATTGGTGTTAATCTAAAAGGAGTGTGGATATGTATGAAATATGAAATTCAGCAAATGCTTAAGCAGGAAAGGGGTGCCATTGTAAATTGTGCATCTATAGCAGGATTGGTTGGTTTTCCCGGCTTGCCTGCTTATGTAGCTAGTAAACATGGTGTGATAGGGCTTACTAAAACTGCGGCGCTTGAATATGCCAAACTGGGGATTCGTATTAATGCGGTATGCCCTGGTGTAATTAAAACACCAATGATCGATCGTTTTACCGGTAAGAATAAAGAAATAGAAAAACAGTTTGCGAACATGGAACCTATTGGCAGGTTAGGACAGCCGGAGGAAGTGGCAAACGCTGTGATCTGGCTTTGCTCGGATGGTGCGTCGTTTATAACAGGAGATGCAATAGCCGTGGATGGGGGCTGGGTTGCACAATAATCTTTAATCTCTGTATTTCCTCAAAAAACCGGAAAGGGCTGCTATCATAACGATGCAACCCTCTCATTTTTATATCAGTGTTATTTTATTGCTTAATAAATTTATTTCCTAAAGATTCTTCACTTGTTCTGATTATATAAAAATACATTCCTGAAGGAAGATCTGCGATATTTACCTGTAATGAGTTTGTGTTGATGGTGATATCCCCCATATTAACTTCTCTCCCGATCGCATCATACATAACCAATGTAATTGAGTTGTAAATGCTTTTTTCAAACCTCACAGATAAAATATCTTTAGCAGGATTTGGATAAGAATAACTTTCCAGACTCCGTTTTTCATTTTCAAAAATACCCAGTGGTGAAGATTTCAGCCACAAATTATCTACAAACAAAACACTTCCGCTGTTAAC
Protein-coding regions in this window:
- a CDS encoding SDR family oxidoreductase: MEKIFENKVAIVTGGSFGIGRAASIAFADKGAKVVIADCIEDNETLNLIKAKGGTALFVKCDVSNAADVKAMIEKTISTYGRLDYAFNNAGIEGASAPTHECTEETWERTIGVNLKGVWICMKYEIQQMLKQERGAIVNCASIAGLVGFPGLPAYVASKHGVIGLTKTAALEYAKLGIRINAVCPGVIKTPMIDRFTGKNKEIEKQFANMEPIGRLGQPEEVANAVIWLCSDGASFITGDAIAVDGGWVAQ
- a CDS encoding cation-translocating P-type ATPase, which translates into the protein MMSIGKNKQLDGLDEGQAKLALQQNGYNELPSTRTKSSFSIILGVLKEPMFILLISCGTLYILLGDVGEGLMLMASVVIIIIITFYQEKKTERALEALRELSSPRALVIRNGKEKRIAGREVVVGDLVIVQEGDRVCADAIIIDALNLKIDESLLTGESVAVRKSEWDGKSSFAFPSGDNSAFVYSGTLVIQGHGIATVIATGMNTQFGKIGKSIEEVKEEPTLLQKETGQIVKTFSIIGFGVCILLIIVFGITRNDWLHGILAGLSLAMAMLPEEFAVVLTIFMAMGAWRMSKKNVLTRKAASIETLGAVTVLCADKTGTLTQNKMSVRKLFAGRKFLNVNEEAGFELPEEFHQLVEYAILASQRSPFDPMERAFLNLGERKLAGTGHLHNDWKLEKEYPLSAELLAMSHIFKAPGENEFVIAAKGSPEAIADLCHFTASQSEELKMNISALASEGLRVLGVARGLFSGSGNLPAQQHDFNFEFIGLVGLEDPLRESVKQDLELCYKAGIRVIMITGDYPVTAQNIARRMGLKNAGEVITGDDLGEMNELVLREKIRTTNIFARVVPEQKLMIVNALKDNGEIVAMTGDGVNDAPALKAAHVGISMGQRGSDVAREASSLVLLDDNFSSVISAIRMGRRIYDNMQKAMSYIFSVHVPIAGLTLIPVLFFHLPIILFPLHIAFLELIIDPACSLIFEGEEEEKDIMDRQPRKTDQPVFGVRRIVLSSLQGISVLIFSLAVYLFAMYLQRPEDEIRALTFTTLIIANIGLILVNRSHTRTIIETFREKNTSVKWVVGGAAGFLLSVLFIPSLRKLFHFDILHSDDLLICFLAGTLSIMWLELIKVFNRRRSDKA